One Vigna unguiculata cultivar IT97K-499-35 chromosome 7, ASM411807v1, whole genome shotgun sequence genomic region harbors:
- the LOC114190880 gene encoding RING-H2 finger protein ATL16-like, giving the protein MALNKNHSYNNKLGYEALPPMKALAETLQHQPQPSSSDYAFPIFVIVVLSILATVLLLLSYFTFLTKYCSNWRQVNPMRWISLLRIRHNEDPFIAFSPAMWNRGLDESIIREIPTFQFIKGEEGEDQSVYGCVVCLAEFKERDVLKVLPNCNHAFHLDCIDVWLQANSNCPLCRSSISGNTHCPLDHIIAPSSSPQDSQLLSNMGSDEDFVVIELGGEPGAMLPQVQQERNDSRGSLAHRNHSTRKVEHLKPWKCHHVSIMGDECIDIRKKDDQFLIQPIRRSFSMDSAHDRQTYLDAQVTIQRNRHQNEASASEYYNSRCRRAFFPFCYGKGSKNAVLPLENDV; this is encoded by the coding sequence ATGGCACTGAACAAGAATCACTCCTACAACAACAAGCTTGGATATGAAGCTCTCCCACCTATGAAAGCCCTGGCTGAAACACTTCAACACCAACCACAACCTTCTTCCTCAGACTATGCTTTTCCAATATTTGTCATTGTTGTGCTCAGTATCTTGGCCACTGTTTTGCTGCTCCTCAGCTACTTCACTTTCTTAACCAAATACTGCTCAAACTGGCGTCAAGTTAACCCAATGAGATGGATTTCCCTCCTGAGAATACGACACAATGAGGATCCCTTCATAGCATTCTCTCCTGCTATGTGGAACCGAGGGCTAGATGAGTCTATCATCAGAGAAATCCCAACTTTTCAGTTCATAAAAGGAGAAGAAGGTGAGGATCAAAGTGTGTATGGCTGTGTGGTTTGTTTGGCTGAGTTTAAGGAACGTGATGTGCTAAAAGTTCTTCCCAATTGCAACCATGCCTTTCATTTGGACTGCATTGACGTGTGGCTTCAGGCCAATTCCAATTGCCCACTTTGCAGATCAAGCATTTCAGGCAACACACACTGTCCGTTGGATCATATCATAGCTCCAAGTTCTTCTCCTCAGGATTCTCAGTTGCTCTCCAATATGGGTAGTGATGAAGATTTTGTGGTTATTGAACTGGGGGGAGAGCCTGGAGCAATGCTTCCACAGGTACAACAAGAGAGGAATGACTCAAGGGGAAGCTTGGCACATAGAAACCACTCTACAAGGAAGGTGGAGCACTTGAAACCATGGAAGTGCCACCATGTTTCCATCATGGGAGATGAGTGTATTGATATCAGAAAGAAAGATGACCAGTTTCTCATTCAGCCAATTAGAAGATCTTTCTCAATGGATTCAGCACATGATAGACAGACATACTTGGATGCTCAAGTCACAATACAACGAAACAGGCACCAGAATGAGGCTAGTGCCAGTGAGTACTATAACAGCAGATGTAGAAGAGCATTCTTCCCATTTTGTTATGGAAAGGGGTCCAAAAATGCAGTTCTTCCTCTGGAGAATGATGTTTAG